The following coding sequences are from one Bifidobacterium sp. window:
- the trxA gene encoding thioredoxin: protein MATQSLSSQTFNSTIEDNELVFVDFWATWCGPCKAFGPIFDKASEKNSDIVFGKVDIDQNQELAAAADIQAVPTLLVTKNGQIIFKQAGALRASDLDNLIDQAKKADVPPAQH, encoded by the coding sequence ATGGCCACACAGTCACTTTCTTCTCAGACGTTCAATAGCACGATTGAAGACAATGAACTAGTTTTCGTTGATTTCTGGGCTACGTGGTGTGGTCCTTGCAAGGCTTTTGGCCCAATTTTCGACAAAGCTTCAGAAAAGAACTCAGACATCGTGTTTGGAAAAGTTGATATTGACCAAAATCAAGAGCTAGCTGCTGCCGCAGATATTCAAGCCGTACCAACGCTCTTAGTCACCAAGAATGGGCAGATTATCTTTAAGCAAGCAGGCGCTCTCAGAGCCTCTGATTTGGACAATCTCATCGATCAGGCGAAGAAGGCAGATGTCCCTCCTGCACAGCATTAG
- a CDS encoding G5 domain-containing protein: MASHRKKHVSLFAALTKRQWTRLVAGSLSLVMLVCVGLFSRDFYGETQKASAGQVTEYSATQTQGLTVSRDSVRKALDQGQGDGASSTSYVKVQVNGKSKIVLGDNFTTVKSVLEAGDITLNPDDTVTPSLDSTVTESTVITISSSDSKIQTSESDIAFNTIEEKTSSLPTGTTKVKTEGKAGVMVTTSLVTVVGGKNTSSNVFASYVKTAPTNKIVLIGTGVAASSSSSSSSSSSSSSTTVSATSTAPVGESQSIAHQMVLSRGWSENDFTCLVQLWNRESGWRTNAANPSGAYGIPQSLPGSKMASAGADWATNPATQITWGLGYIAGRYSTPCGAWAHSQSTGWY; the protein is encoded by the coding sequence ATGGCGAGTCACCGCAAGAAACACGTTTCACTGTTTGCGGCTCTGACGAAGCGTCAATGGACAAGACTTGTGGCAGGATCCCTGTCACTAGTGATGCTGGTCTGCGTGGGGTTGTTCTCGCGCGACTTTTACGGCGAAACCCAGAAGGCAAGCGCTGGTCAGGTCACTGAATACTCAGCAACACAGACTCAGGGACTTACAGTCTCTCGAGACAGCGTGCGTAAAGCGCTAGACCAAGGTCAGGGAGACGGCGCATCCAGCACCTCATATGTCAAAGTTCAAGTCAACGGAAAATCCAAAATTGTGCTTGGTGATAATTTCACCACCGTGAAATCCGTGCTTGAGGCCGGTGATATCACCCTGAACCCAGATGACACAGTTACACCATCATTAGATTCGACAGTCACTGAATCCACAGTCATCACCATTTCAAGTTCTGACTCTAAAATTCAAACCTCTGAGTCAGACATTGCATTTAACACGATAGAAGAGAAAACCAGCAGCCTCCCCACCGGCACTACTAAGGTAAAAACCGAAGGAAAAGCCGGCGTTATGGTAACCACGAGCCTGGTCACAGTTGTGGGCGGTAAAAATACTTCAAGCAACGTGTTTGCCTCCTATGTAAAAACGGCACCCACTAACAAAATTGTGCTTATTGGCACCGGAGTAGCTGCATCGTCAAGCTCCTCATCATCGTCATCATCGTCGTCATCCTCAACCACTGTGTCAGCAACGTCAACTGCTCCAGTTGGAGAGTCTCAAAGCATCGCACATCAAATGGTTCTTTCCCGCGGTTGGAGCGAGAACGACTTCACCTGCCTCGTACAGCTTTGGAACAGAGAGTCTGGTTGGCGAACGAATGCTGCGAATCCTTCGGGCGCATATGGCATCCCTCAATCCTTGCCAGGTAGCAAAATGGCTTCTGCAGGCGCGGACTGGGCAACCAATCCTGCTACACAAATCACTTGGGGACTCGGATACATCGCCGGCCGATACAGCACCCCATGTGGTGCATGGGCGCATTCTCAAAGCACCGGTTGGTATTAA
- a CDS encoding NCS2 family permease, protein MEKFFKLKENGTTVSTEVVAGITTFFAMAYIIVVNPGVLSSTGMPWGAVFLATIIAAIIGTLIMGLFANVPYALAPGMGLNAFFTFTVVKGLGFTWQETLSMVFICGIINIIITATKLRKMIIRSIPPMLQHAIGGGIGIFIAYVGLLNVGIIQFSADKTAPAGANPGLTTFNKPAVVLFLIGLLISIFFLVFKFKGKLAFLNKGAFVISIAVTTIIGIPLGVTSLAQTTGLGESFSQLPQTVLAIFSSDGFPALFSDPAKLPLVLVTIFAFSLSDTFDTIGTFVGTGRRSGIFSAEDEKELESGKGFSSKMDKALFADATATSIGSLLGTSNTTTYVESAAGIAAGGRTGLTSVVVSICFAISAVLAPVVSAIPSAATAPVLVLVGCMMLSSFKEISWDDITSAIPAFFAAVFMAFSYSISYGIAAGFITYCLTMTFKRKAKEVHPIIWGVSVLFVLDFVLQAVM, encoded by the coding sequence ATGGAGAAGTTCTTCAAATTAAAGGAGAACGGCACAACTGTCTCTACTGAAGTTGTGGCTGGTATTACGACGTTCTTTGCGATGGCTTACATCATCGTGGTGAACCCTGGCGTGCTTTCTAGCACTGGAATGCCTTGGGGTGCGGTATTCCTTGCAACTATTATTGCTGCAATTATCGGTACCCTCATTATGGGCTTGTTCGCCAACGTGCCATATGCTTTGGCACCAGGCATGGGTCTCAACGCCTTCTTTACTTTTACCGTGGTAAAGGGTCTCGGCTTCACATGGCAAGAAACACTGAGCATGGTGTTTATCTGTGGCATCATTAACATCATCATTACTGCAACGAAGTTGCGAAAAATGATTATCCGCTCGATTCCACCCATGTTGCAGCACGCAATTGGCGGCGGTATTGGTATTTTTATCGCCTATGTAGGTCTACTCAATGTTGGTATCATTCAGTTCAGTGCTGACAAGACTGCACCAGCAGGCGCAAATCCTGGTTTGACAACCTTCAATAAGCCGGCGGTCGTTCTGTTCCTTATCGGATTGCTGATCTCCATCTTCTTCTTGGTATTCAAGTTCAAGGGCAAATTGGCCTTCCTGAACAAGGGTGCCTTCGTGATTTCAATCGCAGTAACCACCATAATTGGTATTCCGTTGGGTGTGACTTCGCTTGCACAAACCACCGGACTTGGTGAGTCATTCAGCCAGCTTCCTCAGACTGTCCTTGCTATTTTCAGCAGCGATGGTTTCCCAGCGTTGTTCTCTGACCCTGCCAAACTACCGTTGGTACTGGTGACCATTTTTGCTTTCTCCCTCTCTGATACTTTCGACACTATTGGTACCTTCGTTGGTACTGGCCGACGTTCAGGAATCTTCTCAGCAGAAGATGAAAAGGAACTTGAATCCGGTAAGGGCTTTAGCTCAAAGATGGATAAGGCACTGTTTGCAGATGCAACAGCCACCTCAATTGGTTCTTTGCTGGGTACCTCGAACACTACGACCTATGTTGAGTCAGCTGCCGGTATCGCTGCGGGTGGGCGCACTGGTCTGACCTCTGTTGTGGTCTCCATCTGCTTCGCTATCAGTGCTGTACTAGCACCTGTAGTTTCTGCTATCCCATCAGCCGCTACTGCGCCAGTGCTAGTTCTTGTGGGCTGCATGATGTTGAGTTCTTTCAAGGAAATATCTTGGGACGACATCACATCTGCAATTCCTGCATTCTTTGCAGCAGTGTTTATGGCCTTCTCGTACTCCATCTCCTACGGCATCGCAGCTGGCTTCATCACCTACTGCCTGACCATGACCTTCAAGCGTAAGGCCAAGGAGGTTCACCCGATTATTTGGGGTGTTTCGGTACTGTTCGTTTTGGACTTCGTGCTGCAAGCCGTTATGTAA
- the pstB gene encoding phosphate ABC transporter ATP-binding protein PstB, translating to MGQRIDVNHLNVYYGDFLAVEDVNMAVEPNKVTAFIGPSGCGKSTVLRTLDRMHEIIPGAYVKGEVLLEGQNLYASDVDPVSVRRDVGMVFQRANPFPTMSIRDNVLAGVRLNNKKIKQSDADDLVEWALRGANLWAEVKDRLDKPGIGLSGGQQQRLCIARAVAVHPQVLLMDEPCSALDPISTLAVEDLINELKKEYTIVIVTHNMQQAARVSDYTAFFNLRAVGEPGHLVEMNDTNTIFSNPEQEDTERYISGRFG from the coding sequence ATGGGACAACGCATTGATGTCAACCATCTGAACGTGTACTACGGTGATTTTCTCGCTGTAGAAGACGTCAACATGGCGGTTGAACCAAACAAGGTGACTGCGTTCATCGGTCCGTCCGGCTGTGGAAAATCCACCGTGCTCAGGACATTGGATCGTATGCACGAAATCATTCCTGGTGCTTACGTCAAAGGAGAGGTACTGCTAGAAGGGCAGAACCTATATGCCTCTGATGTGGATCCAGTTTCTGTTCGCAGAGACGTAGGCATGGTGTTCCAGAGGGCAAATCCATTCCCTACGATGTCTATTCGCGACAATGTGCTCGCAGGTGTGCGACTCAATAATAAGAAGATCAAGCAATCTGATGCAGATGATTTGGTTGAATGGGCTTTGCGTGGTGCAAACCTCTGGGCTGAAGTCAAAGACAGGCTTGATAAACCAGGAATCGGCCTTTCTGGCGGTCAGCAGCAAAGGCTATGTATTGCTCGTGCGGTTGCCGTGCATCCACAGGTGTTACTCATGGATGAGCCCTGCTCAGCTCTTGATCCAATTTCAACTCTTGCGGTTGAGGATTTGATTAATGAGTTGAAGAAGGAATACACCATCGTCATCGTGACGCACAACATGCAGCAAGCGGCGCGTGTATCTGATTACACCGCATTCTTCAATCTGCGTGCAGTCGGCGAGCCTGGCCATCTGGTTGAGATGAACGACACCAATACTATATTCTCGAATCCGGAGCAGGAAGATACTGAACGTTACATTTCTGGTCGTTTCGGATGA
- the pstA gene encoding phosphate ABC transporter permease PstA, with protein sequence MSPNNTAPATGSVSVNDTAPSIDFDKFKPTRSYIASRKRKDVGMRVLIILAFFVALIPLISLLWTTISSGVARLNLNFLSFNMSGVVGGNPTPSGGYGGILHAIMGTLLITLGAMVISIPIGLMCAVYLVEYSNNGKLAKSIALLVDVMSGIPSIVAGLFAFSLFALIGGPGTVNGFVGSVALSLLMIPTVVKTSEEMLKIVPGDLREAAYALGVTKQRTITKIVLRTALPGIVSGVILSIARVIGETAPLLIASGFIPSTNLNLFSGRMTTLPVYVYNEYSQGLATCSAAALKANPPCLPGIRMERAWAAALVLILIVLILNLIGRLVAKVFAVKTQD encoded by the coding sequence ATGTCTCCAAACAATACTGCGCCTGCTACCGGATCTGTGTCTGTGAACGACACCGCACCTTCGATTGATTTTGACAAGTTCAAACCGACCCGTTCGTATATAGCTTCACGCAAGCGTAAGGATGTCGGCATGAGGGTGCTCATCATCCTCGCGTTCTTTGTCGCACTTATTCCTCTTATTTCCCTCTTGTGGACGACTATTTCATCCGGTGTTGCTAGGTTGAACCTCAACTTTCTGAGTTTCAATATGTCAGGAGTTGTTGGTGGTAACCCCACACCGAGCGGTGGGTATGGCGGTATATTGCATGCCATCATGGGTACCTTACTCATTACTTTGGGTGCGATGGTCATTTCGATTCCTATTGGGTTGATGTGCGCTGTGTACCTAGTTGAATATTCCAATAATGGTAAACTCGCCAAATCTATAGCACTGCTAGTTGATGTGATGAGTGGCATCCCGTCGATTGTTGCTGGCCTTTTTGCTTTCTCTTTATTTGCGCTGATAGGTGGCCCAGGAACGGTTAATGGTTTCGTAGGCTCTGTAGCGTTGTCATTGCTGATGATCCCGACCGTGGTGAAGACCTCGGAAGAAATGTTGAAGATCGTGCCCGGAGATTTGCGCGAGGCAGCGTATGCTCTTGGGGTTACCAAGCAACGAACAATTACAAAAATTGTGCTTCGAACGGCTTTGCCAGGTATCGTCTCTGGTGTGATTCTGTCAATCGCGCGAGTAATTGGTGAAACCGCACCGCTATTGATTGCATCGGGTTTTATACCTTCAACGAATCTCAATCTGTTCAGTGGACGTATGACCACGCTTCCTGTCTATGTATACAACGAATATTCGCAAGGGCTAGCAACGTGTTCTGCGGCTGCTCTCAAAGCCAATCCTCCATGTCTTCCTGGTATAAGAATGGAGCGTGCGTGGGCTGCTGCTCTTGTACTCATTCTGATAGTGCTGATATTGAACCTTATTGGACGTTTGGTAGCGAAGGTTTTCGCGGTCAAAACACAAGACTGA